The Halomonas sp. KG2 genome segment CGCTGGTCGGCTGGTTTCTTCGCGTCAGAGGACTTTCCTTGCATTTCATTTTCTCAAGTGTTGATAAAGACATGTAGTGTAAAAGCAGGAAGTCTGGATGTCTTTGGGAGCCTGTACTAGCCGCTTGAACTTGCCCATTGATTGGATGATATTGCAGCGGGTCCGGTTTCTAGGCTGAACTCCGCCTCCTTCAATCAAGCCAGAATAGGGAGTTAAGGCTTCTAGTCCTGTGTAGCCTGCCTATGTAAGTATTTGATGCTTTTCATACTTATGAGCTGTAGATCACTCGTTGGTTGGATTGTCTGCTTTTTCTTGCGAGGAGATCGTCTCCGGCAGGGCTGTTAATTGCGCCTGAAGGGCTTCCATTCGTTGCCAAAGCTGTTGCTGCCAGTTTTCGTCCTGAAGTGCCGCTTGGTGCTGCTTTTCTAGTGCTTGGTGGGCTTTATCAAGCTCGCTCTGCAGGCTGGCGTGTTGTTCTTTTAGCGATATATTGTTGCGCTCAAGCTCGTCAATACGCTGTTGCAAGCTGCTGTTGTCTAACTGGTAGTGCTGCAACGTATCTTTTTTGAGCTGAAGTTCTTTCGCCAAGCTGTCTGAGCGCTGTTCCAACTGGAGCAAGCGCTTTTGTAGTGCTTTTTCTTCTTGGGCACGCTCTTGTCTAAGCGTGTCTAGCAACGCCATCAGTTTTCCTTCTGCTGCTTCGTTACGCTGCTCTTCCTGAGCAAGGCGCTGTTCCCAAGCGGCTTGGCGTTGTTGCTGCTCTTCAGTGAAGCGCTCTTTCAGCGAAGCGACATCATGCTCAGATTGGCTAAGCAACTGCTGATATCGCTTAGCATCTTGGTTGGCTTGCTCTGCCTGTTGCTGCCACTGATGCTCGTTCGCTTGGCTAGCGGCCAGCTCGCGATTAAGTGCTTCCAAACGCTGTTCTGTGTGTCGTAGATGCTCTGCAAGGGCGCTTTCTCGTTGCTGCGCATTGGCTGTTTGCTGAAGCGCTTCGGCGGCTTCCTGCTGGGCGCTCTCTACCTGCCGATTAGCATCTTCACGATAGTGGACGAGCGCTTGATTGGCGGCCTCTTGCGCCTCGCGCCATAGCTCGGTTGCGACGTTAACGATGACTTCTGGGACGCCTTTAGGTGGCGGAACATCGCGATTTTGCTCTCGTTCAATACGCCAATTACGGAAATGCTCACTGATCGTTGTGAAGCTGCCGGTTCCCAGTACTTCCCGAATGCGTTGCACGCTAGGAGTGTCGCCGCGAGCGAGCAGGGTGTCGATTGCTTGCTGAACATCACTGTATTGAATCCCGCTGCGAGCCATGGTGCTTATCCCTGTCAGATTGGTAGCGCTATTTTCATAGGGTTTGGTTAAAATTACAATAATTACGTAATACATAAAACGTAAAATTATTTACATTAAGTGCTATAAATTCAAGATTACTGCCCTTATCTTGAATTTTAATGCCGATAGCAGCAGACTTAACCCATTGGAAAGTCAGTCAGTGGACATGGGAGGGCGTAGCGATGCCCGGAGAGGTCGAAAAACAGCAAAAACACGTAGGTAAAAGCCTAGAAAAGGGCAGTTGGCCTGATTTGCTGGCTAAGTCTTCCGTACTCGCCACTCCAGGAACTGACACGCCGTTAATTGATGCTCAAAACGACGTTGAGGCTGTTGCTGCGTGGCTAAGGGAGTATCAAGACAGTCCTCAAACATTGAAAAGTTACCGCCGAGAGGCGGAGCGCCTGCTGCTTTGGCTGTCTAGCCACGGCGCCTCGCTATGCGATATGAATCGTGAAATGTTGCGCCAGTACGACGCTTTTTTGGAAGATCCTCAGCCAGCTGAGCAGTGGGTAGGGGTAAGTAAGCCTCGCAAACATGCGCAATGGCGACCTTTTCGTGGTGGGCTATCGCCAGCAAGCCGTCGGCAAAGTCTGATTATTTTGCAGGGCTTATTTAGCTGGCTGGTGGAAGCAGGGTGGGTACGCCATAACCCATTTGTGCTAATGCGCGATAAGGCAAGGCGGCTGAATAACCAGACGCAAACCATTGAGCGTTATTTAGAGCGCGATCTTTGGGCATGGTTTTGGCAGTGGCTGAATGTGCCAGTCGGGTACGCTAATGAGCGAGAGGCGTATGAGCAAGCGCGGCGACGATTTGTATTCAGCTTCGCTTATCTATTAGCGCCTCGTATTAGTGAAATGGCTAACGCTCGGATGGATGACTTCCAGGAAAGCGAGGGGCGATGGTGGTGGGTGGTGGTCGGTAAGGGGAGTAAGCTTGCACGCATTCCGGTGCCTGATGACATGCTCGAGTGCGTGTTCGAATGGCGGGAAGCGCTAGGATTATCAGGCCTGCCCAGTTATCACGAACCCGACCCTCTTATCCGTGCGCTAGATAAACGTCGTGGCATTAGCGATAACCAACTTTATCGGCTGATTAAAGGCGTATTTAGCGAAGCGGCTGATGCGCTAGAAGCGCAAAATGGCAAGCCTGCCTATGTGAGCGCGCTGCGTCGTGCAACACCCCACTGGCTGCGGCATACGGCGATTACACATCAAGCACAAGCGGGGGTAAGCCTGCGCTATTTAGCCGAGAGCGCGCGCCATTCTAAACTGGATACGACGAGTCGCTACTTACACACCGAAGATAATGAATGGCACCAAGAGCAGCAGCGTCATCGCTTGAAAACGGCCCCAAAAAAGACGTCTAACCCGTTATAATGTCGGTACATTGAGACACCCAACCCAAAGGTAACGCCATGGCAACTTCAGGCGCTGAGCTGGCCCAGCAAGAACTGGTCGAAGAGTTTGAAATATTTGATAACTGGATGGATCGTTATCAATACATTATCGATATGGGGAAGCAACTGCCTGACTTTCCGGAAGAGCAGCGAACTGAAGAGTTTAAGATTCAGGGCTGCCAATCTAACGTATGGATGTGTCACGAAGAGCAGGGCGACAAGCTTATCTTTAAGGCAACGTCGGATGCGGCCATCGTTTCAGGACTGATTGTGTTGCTGCTGAGAATCTATAGCGATCGCACACCTGATGAGATTAGCCAAACCGAGCCTCACTTTTTGAAAGATTTAGGTTTGGATAAGCACCTATCACCTACTCGCAGTAATGGCTTGCATGCCATGTTGGAGCGTATTTACCAAGTGGCAAAACAGTCGTAATTGTAAGCGCGCATTGGAAAGCTTTATCAGTGATGATGGTCGCACTTTGAGTGCGGCGGTGCTGTTAAGTCGGGGTCTTCACGACACAGCTGCTCGCTTCTGCCACCAGGCACGGGATCGATACCACCGGCGCTGCCTGGGTGGCAGCGCATAATACGCTTTATCGCCATCCAGCCGCCCTTGAAAGGGCCATGCACTTGAATGGCTTCAACGGTATAGGACGAGCAGCTTGGCCAGAAGCGGCAGCGCGGCCCCAGCAGGGGGCTAATGGTGTATTGATAGACCTTGATACAGCCAATCATGACGATGGCGAGGGCTTTCAAGGCCCAGTGCTTTGCTTGGGATAGCAGCTTTACCACTATTTCTTTTACCACTATTTCTTGCCGTAAAGTGCCGCTGGGTCGATAAGCGGCTCGCTGGTAATCACCGCACGCTCTTCATTTACCGATAAGTAAAAACAGCTGCGTCGACCGGTGTGGCAAGCGGGTCCCGTTTGATCGACTTGCAGTAATAGCGTGTCACCATCGCAGTCGAGAGCCGCAGATTTCAGCTGCTGTTGTTGGCCCGAGGTTTCACCTTTACGCCAGAGCTTTTTACGCGAGCGTGAATAGTAGCAAACACGCTGCGTTGCTAGCGTTTCTTCGAGTGCCTCGCGGTTCATCCACGCCATCATTAACACTTCACCCGAATCAAACTGCTGGGCAATGGCAGGCAGCAAGCCTTGTTCGTTAAAGCGTACTGCTTCAATAAGCGTTTCTGTCCCGGGCAACGTGTCGGAAGGGCTGGCAGACTCTAGGGCTTTGAATAGGTCGCGCGGGGCTAATTGGTCAAAACGTGACATTACTCGTTACTCGCAGATCGGCAATTTTGGCACAAGCCTTGAAGTTCTATCGTTTGGCGCTCGACGTTAAACCCTTGTCGTTTGGCTAATTCGGCCAGTTGAGCGCTTATTTCATCCAAGTGAAGCTCTTCAACATAGCCACAATGGCGACAAATCAACAGCTGAAAGCCATGGGCATGCTCAGGACAGGCGCAGGCAACGTAAGCGTTTTGTGACTCTATACGATGAACGAGACCTTGTTCGATAAGAAAGTCGAGAGCACGGTAAACCGTGGGAGGTCTTGCTGCGGCATGCTCAGTAGATAGTTGGTCTAACAAGTCATACGCTTTTAGGCCGCCACCATTCTCAGCAATCAGTTCTAGTACACGGCGGCGAATAGGTGTAAATCTCACACCTCGGGTATGACACTGGGATTCCGCTTGTTGTAATAGCGTATTAGCTTCTGTCATTAGGGCACTCGTTGAACGGGATATGCGTAGTCTACGCCGTCGCCGAAGAAGTGTCAGGCGTTTCTACGAGTTCGCTTTGGCGGGCAAAGTGGTGCTGTGCGAACGCTACCCGCTCAGCGACGGGAACACCGTCAGGCTGCTGTTCGATCAGGTCAAGCCGGCGACGAAGTCCTTCTCCGTTGGTCATTTGAATCGCAAGCCCGGGGCGCGCATTAAGCTCAAGCAGCATGGGGCCATGCTTTCTATCTAGCACCATATCGGTGCCAAGATAGCCAAGTCCGGTCATCTCGTAGCAGCCTGCTGCCAGGTGGAGCAGGGTATCCCACTGTGGGACAACCAGACTTGCCAAGTCGTGACCTGTATCTGGGTGGCTGAAGCACGGACGATCAAACTGCACTCCACGTAGGGCCGCGCCTGTGGCAATGTTCAGCCCAACGCCTACGGCCCCTTGGTGAAGGTTGGCCTTGCCATCCGACGCGGCGGTAGAAAGCCGCATCATGGCCATCACTGGATAACCTTTAAACACGATGACTCGAATATCCGGTACGCCTTCATAGGTATAGGCCATCAGGCTTTCATCGAAATTGATCAGTGTTTCGATGACGGCGACATCCGGTGAGCCGCCTAGCGAATACAGCCCAGAAAGTATGTTCGAAACATGGCGCTCAATATCTTCAATCGACAAGCTGGCACCGCTCGGTTTGATGAAGATACCCTCTTGTACCTTTTCAATAACAAGTATGCCTTTTCCGCCACTGCCTTTGGCAGGCTTGATCACAAAGCCCGAATGGCCACTTAGCATCTCGCTGATATGCTTGACCCCAAACTGAGTCGTGACTGTACCAATGAGCTCCGGCGTTGTAATGCCGTAACGTTGCGCAAGAAGCTTGGTTTTCAGCTTGTCGTCAACCAGCGGATATAAACGTCGGGAATTATAGCGGCCGATGTAGCGAATATTTCGCCGATTCATGCCGATAATTCCCTTGTCTCTAAGCCGTGTTGGCCATGTCCAGTTCTTTAGCCAGCTCATGAGGATTTCTCTTCATCAGTAATTGGCTTAAAACGGCGTAGCTCCAATAAGCGGTAGCCCGTGTAATTACCAAGCAACAAGATGAGCGCCATCAGAATGAACTGAACGCCAAGGAAGTTGAAAGTAATGTGGCGAACCCAGGGGTTATTCATGGCAAGGAACGCTAATACAGCGGTTAAGAGGCTGCCTCCGCCTTGAATCAATACCTGCTTTGGCCCTTCCTCTTCCCAGAGAATCGACATCCGCTCAATCGTCCATGCCAGGATGATCATCGGGAAAAATGTGACAGTTAACCCCGCGCTTAGCCCCATACGATAAGCAATAACAGTGAAAATTGAGATGATTGCTATGACAGTGATGATGACCGCCGAAACCCTCGCTACCAGCAATAGGTTGAGGTATGAAAGATAATTACGGATGATCAGGCCTACAGCCACAATCAGCAGGAAGCCAATTAAACCCGTTAGCAGAGTGGTTTGAATAAACGCTAATGCAATCAGCACCGGCATAAAAGTGCCCGATGTTTTTACCCCAACCAACACTCGCAAAAACACCACTACCAGCGCGCCAATGGGTATCAGCAGAATCGTTTGGAAAAGTGCCTGTTCTTCCAAAGGAAGGCTATGGATAGAGAAATTGAGTAGCGTGTCATCAGAGTAGTGATTACGAACCGCCGCAGAAGCAGGTTGGTAATGCGTCAACATTGAAAAGGTGACACGCGAATTGGTTCCGCCCTGGACCTCTAACACCGCGCGACCACCTGTTTCCCAGAGTAGAAGGTTGTCGGGTTTTCCTTGCTCGCCGGTCGTGGGGTTAAAAAGTGTCCAGGTTTCGGCAGATTCGTCGAACACTTGAATCCAACTGCTGAGGGTTTGTCGACGACGACCATCTTCCATCAATAGGCCGCTGACTTCCCTTGCATGAACACCCGCTTGATTCAACAAACGTACAATCAGTGGCGATGGCTGTTGCTGGGCTAAGAGTAGTCGTGCATTTTCCCCTTGGCGTTCGCCATTAATATCTAAAATCAATTCTCTCGCAAAGGTGGCGTTATTGGCGCTACGTGCCCAAGCACGATCAATTAATTGGCTAGCGGCAGTGTCGTACGGGCTTTCCCAGGGAGGAACAGTCGATAATTCTGGTGGCGTTTGCACGGGTGAGCGCGCATCTGGCGAAACAAGCATTTGCACAGAATAGTAAAGCTGCTGGCTACCGGCGGCATTGCGAATAGTCCACTCGGCCTGACGACCTAGTTCATCTGCTTTATAGGCAAGCCCATAGCCGGAAGACGCGGTGTTTTCCGTCAAAACCCGATATCCGGCCTGATGAGAAGGCAGCGCTAGATCAACCTGCACAGGGCCGTCCTGGGCATTAAAGTTGATAACAGCTTCGATTTCCCATACTTGGCGCTGTTCGCCGGGTAGCCAGGGGATTTCAAACTGAACATGTCGATGCACACTGGCGGCAATACCAACCAACAGCAGTAGTCCAACGATCAAATAAAACGGCAACCGTGACATCATGATTCCTTTCAGCGAAAAACGGCGGGGGAGAACTGTTACTCTTCAGTATCGTCTTGATCTGCTGCTTCATCTTCAGCGGCTTGATCGGCAGGTTCACCGCCAGGGAATTCTGGACGTTCGTAAAGATAGGTTTGAGCAACATCAATGGTGGCAATATCCATCATGAATCGCCGTCCTAACAGCACTGGGTAGTCCAAGTGGGTGCGATTATTAAGCGTGAACTCAACGTTTTCGCGGATTGGGCCCAAGGTCATTAACAGTGAGATCACTGGGCGAGACTCTTCACCAGATGCCTGAACAATACGCACCCTACGTACAATTGGCGCTTCGATCCATTCATCACGCACGCGATCTACGACCACGTCTTCGTCATTTAGTGCCAACTTAAAGCGCACCCAATTTTCACCATCACGTTCAAAGCGGGTAATTTCGGCTGCTGATAGTGATGAAGTGTTGGCTCCTGAATCAACGCGCGCCTTCAAATAAGTGCCAACACTGGGTAAACCAACCCATTCACTGCGGCCCAGCAGTGTTTTGTTGTCTTGAGTGGCATCAACATCGCACTCTTCACGAACAATAACGGGATCTTCACCGCGAGCTTGTAGACCAGCCACATCTTGGCGCAAATAGCGCAACAGGCTACCGACTTCGCGAACATCAGCTGTCAACGCTCGCTGTTGGTTAAGCTGCTGCTCGTGTAGTAGTGCAGACGCAGATGCACACTGCTGAGCAAGAGAGGTTTCAAGTTCAAGGATGCGGGTGT includes the following:
- a CDS encoding site-specific integrase; protein product: MPGEVEKQQKHVGKSLEKGSWPDLLAKSSVLATPGTDTPLIDAQNDVEAVAAWLREYQDSPQTLKSYRREAERLLLWLSSHGASLCDMNREMLRQYDAFLEDPQPAEQWVGVSKPRKHAQWRPFRGGLSPASRRQSLIILQGLFSWLVEAGWVRHNPFVLMRDKARRLNNQTQTIERYLERDLWAWFWQWLNVPVGYANEREAYEQARRRFVFSFAYLLAPRISEMANARMDDFQESEGRWWWVVVGKGSKLARIPVPDDMLECVFEWREALGLSGLPSYHEPDPLIRALDKRRGISDNQLYRLIKGVFSEAADALEAQNGKPAYVSALRRATPHWLRHTAITHQAQAGVSLRYLAESARHSKLDTTSRYLHTEDNEWHQEQQRHRLKTAPKKTSNPL
- the hisI gene encoding phosphoribosyl-AMP cyclohydrolase, producing the protein MSRFDQLAPRDLFKALESASPSDTLPGTETLIEAVRFNEQGLLPAIAQQFDSGEVLMMAWMNREALEETLATQRVCYYSRSRKKLWRKGETSGQQQQLKSAALDCDGDTLLLQVDQTGPACHTGRRSCFYLSVNEERAVITSEPLIDPAALYGKK
- a CDS encoding transcriptional repressor, with translation MTEANTLLQQAESQCHTRGVRFTPIRRRVLELIAENGGGLKAYDLLDQLSTEHAAARPPTVYRALDFLIEQGLVHRIESQNAYVACACPEHAHGFQLLICRHCGYVEELHLDEISAQLAELAKRQGFNVERQTIELQGLCQNCRSASNE
- a CDS encoding ATP-dependent zinc protease — protein: MRSGVLCLMAGLSLSFAGCAVTPPETNEPPPLSEASFNTRILELETSLAQQCASASALLHEQQLNQQRALTADVREVGSLLRYLRQDVAGLQARGEDPVIVREECDVDATQDNKTLLGRSEWVGLPSVGTYLKARVDSGANTSSLSAAEITRFERDGENWVRFKLALNDEDVVVDRVRDEWIEAPIVRRVRIVQASGEESRPVISLLMTLGPIRENVEFTLNNRTHLDYPVLLGRRFMMDIATIDVAQTYLYERPEFPGGEPADQAAEDEAADQDDTEE
- a CDS encoding SufE family protein: MATSGAELAQQELVEEFEIFDNWMDRYQYIIDMGKQLPDFPEEQRTEEFKIQGCQSNVWMCHEEQGDKLIFKATSDAAIVSGLIVLLLRIYSDRTPDEISQTEPHFLKDLGLDKHLSPTRSNGLHAMLERIYQVAKQS
- a CDS encoding DNA-binding protein, whose product is MARSGIQYSDVQQAIDTLLARGDTPSVQRIREVLGTGSFTTISEHFRNWRIEREQNRDVPPPKGVPEVIVNVATELWREAQEAANQALVHYREDANRQVESAQQEAAEALQQTANAQQRESALAEHLRHTEQRLEALNRELAASQANEHQWQQQAEQANQDAKRYQQLLSQSEHDVASLKERFTEEQQQRQAAWEQRLAQEEQRNEAAEGKLMALLDTLRQERAQEEKALQKRLLQLEQRSDSLAKELQLKKDTLQHYQLDNSSLQQRIDELERNNISLKEQHASLQSELDKAHQALEKQHQAALQDENWQQQLWQRMEALQAQLTALPETISSQEKADNPTNE
- the yidD gene encoding membrane protein insertion efficiency factor YidD, whose product is MIGCIKVYQYTISPLLGPRCRFWPSCSSYTVEAIQVHGPFKGGWMAIKRIMRCHPGSAGGIDPVPGGRSEQLCREDPDLTAPPHSKCDHHH
- a CDS encoding alpha-L-glutamate ligase-like protein encodes the protein MSWLKNWTWPTRLRDKGIIGMNRRNIRYIGRYNSRRLYPLVDDKLKTKLLAQRYGITTPELIGTVTTQFGVKHISEMLSGHSGFVIKPAKGSGGKGILVIEKVQEGIFIKPSGASLSIEDIERHVSNILSGLYSLGGSPDVAVIETLINFDESLMAYTYEGVPDIRVIVFKGYPVMAMMRLSTAASDGKANLHQGAVGVGLNIATGAALRGVQFDRPCFSHPDTGHDLASLVVPQWDTLLHLAAGCYEMTGLGYLGTDMVLDRKHGPMLLELNARPGLAIQMTNGEGLRRRLDLIEQQPDGVPVAERVAFAQHHFARQSELVETPDTSSATA
- a CDS encoding inactive transglutaminase family protein, with product MSRLPFYLIVGLLLLVGIAASVHRHVQFEIPWLPGEQRQVWEIEAVINFNAQDGPVQVDLALPSHQAGYRVLTENTASSGYGLAYKADELGRQAEWTIRNAAGSQQLYYSVQMLVSPDARSPVQTPPELSTVPPWESPYDTAASQLIDRAWARSANNATFARELILDINGERQGENARLLLAQQQPSPLIVRLLNQAGVHAREVSGLLMEDGRRRQTLSSWIQVFDESAETWTLFNPTTGEQGKPDNLLLWETGGRAVLEVQGGTNSRVTFSMLTHYQPASAAVRNHYSDDTLLNFSIHSLPLEEQALFQTILLIPIGALVVVFLRVLVGVKTSGTFMPVLIALAFIQTTLLTGLIGFLLIVAVGLIIRNYLSYLNLLLVARVSAVIITVIAIISIFTVIAYRMGLSAGLTVTFFPMIILAWTIERMSILWEEEGPKQVLIQGGGSLLTAVLAFLAMNNPWVRHITFNFLGVQFILMALILLLGNYTGYRLLELRRFKPITDEEKSS